A stretch of DNA from Candidatus Pantoea bituminis:
TAAGCGAGATTTTATTCGTCTGATTCCAGAACGTTAATCATTAATGGAGGCTGGATGGCTTGGAAAAATCCTTGGTTTGATGGAAGTAAACCGCACCATACACCTGAAGGCTTTCGCAATCTCGAACCTGATTTGCGCCAGAGCGGTGATTTAAAACGCTGGCGCAAAGAACGCAAAGAACAAGGCCTGCCGCATCCGCCGAAGGCGGGTTATCCCGCTTTTATTGAGCATTGGTGTCATCCCGCAGATTTAAGCGGAGAAGACGATCGCGTTTGGTGGCTGGGTCATGCCGCGTTGTTGTTGCGTCTGAATAAGCACTACATCTTAATCGATCCCGCGTTGTCGAAGCGCGCATCACCTTTTGCTTTTGCCGGGCCGCAGCGGAAAACGCCGTCGCCGCTCGATATCCACCAATTGCCTCGGCTTGATTACGTCTTAATTTCGCATAATCACTACGATCACCTTGATAAACCTACGGTGAAACGTATTGCGCGCCGCTTCCCACAAGCCAGATTTATTGTCCCGCTGGGATTAGCGCGTTGGTGCCATCAGCATGGTTTACGTCATGTCCATCAACTGGACTGGTGGCAGCATACCGAGTTTGCCGGTATCCGCATTGATGCTGTTCCCGCGCGCCACTGGAGCATGCGAACAGTGTATGACCGAAATCGCTCATTATGGTGTGGGTGGGTAATCAGAACGCCAACCCTGCGTTTTTGGTTTTCAGGAGACAGCGGATATTCTGAAAAACTGCCTGAGATAGCCAAACGGCTGGGACCTTTTAATCTTGCAGCATTGCCCGTGGGTGCCTACGCACCAAAATGGTTCATGGGGGCCAACACATGGACCCTGATCAGTCTGTGTCACTGTGGCGTGCCATCGGAAAACCTGTGACCATTCCCATTCACTGGGGCGTGTTTGAGTTAGCTGATGAATCACTGGATGAACCCCCGCAGAGCTCATGCGCGCCCTACAAAGTGCAGGAGAAGATAACACCCGCTTTTCAGCATGGCGAATAGGGGAAAGTCGGGGGCTGGAGAATATCGACCAGGATAAATCCTAAAGCATCAAAATTAAATCGTGTGCAATTTAATTTTGTTCAATATCAATTTTTCACACATTTAGAAAAAATGGTAATAAACAATAGGTGCGCAATTGCTTTTAATTGGGGCAGCGGTAAATCCTCTTTCCTGATTTTGGTGCAATATCATATTAAAAATGTACGGATTAAATAGCGTTGTACAAGATTAACGCTTCGCTTATTCACAACTCACTTGTAAGTCAGTTTAATTTAACTTTAGCATTGCCATATTAATGAAATATACTTTTCTTAAGGTTATCCATTGGTTTAGCGCGCTTTAGTTTTGTTCGTGAAGCGTTGGTATCAGCGTTAACTGGCTCTGATGAATAGTGACTATCCTAATTTTCAATAAACGCCGACTCTGTTTTGTACCAAGATGGACAAAGTCTGCGAGCTGTTTGGCAATTATGTGTTAAGCATCAATTGTCGATTAAAAATGGCTTGCCATTAATTTACAGATATGTGATAACAATTCGTAGGTTAACGAGGTACAGTCCTGTTTATGTATGGCATCTTCAGTAAAGAAGTTACGAGTAAAGACGTTGACGTTGAATACCGCTTCCTTGCCGAACCTTAATAAGTGCCTCATTCAGTAATGTCTCTGGTTTCTCTGTAGGTCAGCCTTCGGGCAAAATAAACATTCTAAGGAATTTGCAAAATGGCAAAGATTAAAGGTCAGGTTAAGTGGTTCAACGAGTCTAAAGGTTTTGGCTTCATTACTCCTGCTGACGGCAGCAAAGATGTGTTCGTACACTTCTCTGCTATCCAGGGCAATGGTTTCAAAACCCTGGCTGAAGGCCAGAGCGTTGAGTTCGAAATTCAGGACGGCCAGAAAGGCCCAGCTGCAGTTAACGTAACTGCTATCTAATTTCGTCCACAGACCTGGTGCTTTGCACCGCTGACACGAATCTTAAAGCCCTGACCAATTGGTCGGGGCTTTCTTTTGCTTTCGATGCAGCAGGGTTCAGAGTACACTTCGGCGCGTTATTTTTTTCCGGAGTGCTTCATGTCGTTGATTTGCCCGCTTTGTCATCTTCCTCTTTTGCTTAACGATCGCAGCTGGCACTGTGAGAATCGTCATCAATTTGATCAGGCAAAAGAGGGCTACGTCAATTTGCTGCCCGTTCAGCATAAAGGGTCGCGCGAACCCGGTGACAGCGCAGAAATGATGCAGGCGCGGCGCGAATTTCTTCAGGCTGGGCATTATCAACCACTGCGCGAGCGTGTCGTTGAACTGCTCGCCGGGCATCTTGGTCAGACAAGTGTGCAATTGCTGGATATCGGTTGTGGCGAAGGGTATTACACCGCAGCCATGGCCGCGCATTTCACCGGGCAGGTTTATGGGCTTGATGTAGCGAAAATGGCGATTCGCCTCGCTGCTAAACGCTATCGGGATATCCTGTTCTGCGTTGCGTCCAGTCAGCGATTGCCTTTTGCGGATGCTTCACTTGATGGCATCGTCAGAATTTATGCCCCTTGCAACGAAGCTGAGCTGGCACGAGTGATAAAACCGGGCGGCGTTATCCTTACAGTGACGCCAGGCGCGCACCATTTACAGCAACTTAAAGCGCTGATTTATCGAGAAGTACAATTGCATACGCCAGAAGAAAAAGTCTATGCAGGTTTTGAGCAAGCAGCGCAACATTCGCTGCGCTACAGCATGACCTTGAGCGGTGGCGATGCGGCGAAACTTTTACAAATGACGCCGTTTGCCTGGCGTGCGCGGGAAGAGGTTTGGCAAACCCTGCAACAAACCAACACTTTTGAGTGTGATGCCGATTTCACGTTGACGCTCTGGCGCCGAGATTAACGCGCTTCAACTAACGTCTGATAGATGCGTTCCAGATCGTCGAGTTGCTGCACAGCGATTAACAAGCGGCGCTGCTCCAGTTGCATAACCAGAATGCCATCTTCGGAAAGATTGATGCTTTGAATGCGGGTGTAATCAATCCACACGCCCGCGTAAAACAGTCCCTGATTTTTCATAAGCAGTTTCGGCTTACGCAGCCAAAACAACCAAAATGCCAGAAAGCACAACACCAACAGCAGTGTGGTTGTTTGTTGCGGGCCTTGGTGTGAAACATTATTCCACAGCAGAATGAGCAGCAGGCCGATAAAAATCAGGCTGTCTATTTTGTGTCGACGGCGTAAGGAAACGCGCAACAGAGTAGGGCCACGTCGACGCGGTAAAACAGCTTCATCATAAACAGCGAAGATCAGCAGTGCAGCAATACAGAGCACGATGATAGCGTCGGTCAGTGACATTATTCTTCCTCAAACGAAATTATCTCAACCGCTCAGGCTCAGATAAGCACGCTAAAAAATCGGGAGCTAACGCTCCCGACATTTCACATTTACAGACCCAAAAAGCCGACCCAGTAACCAAAAATACCAAGGGCAAAGAAGCCAACGATGATCCACAGCGCATTGACCTTGCGGCGTAACAGCCACATGCAGCCGAACGTCAACAGCAATGGCACCACGCCAGGCATCAGCT
This window harbors:
- the cspE gene encoding transcription antiterminator/RNA stability regulator CspE, whose product is MAKIKGQVKWFNESKGFGFITPADGSKDVFVHFSAIQGNGFKTLAEGQSVEFEIQDGQKGPAAVNVTAI
- a CDS encoding DUF2627 domain-containing protein produces the protein MYGIFSKEVTSKDVDVEYRFLAEP
- the rlmA gene encoding 23S rRNA (guanine(745)-N(1))-methyltransferase, which gives rise to MSLICPLCHLPLLLNDRSWHCENRHQFDQAKEGYVNLLPVQHKGSREPGDSAEMMQARREFLQAGHYQPLRERVVELLAGHLGQTSVQLLDIGCGEGYYTAAMAAHFTGQVYGLDVAKMAIRLAAKRYRDILFCVASSQRLPFADASLDGIVRIYAPCNEAELARVIKPGGVILTVTPGAHHLQQLKALIYREVQLHTPEEKVYAGFEQAAQHSLRYSMTLSGGDAAKLLQMTPFAWRAREEVWQTLQQTNTFECDADFTLTLWRRD
- a CDS encoding DUF986 family protein produces the protein MSLTDAIIVLCIAALLIFAVYDEAVLPRRRGPTLLRVSLRRRHKIDSLIFIGLLLILLWNNVSHQGPQQTTTLLLVLCFLAFWLFWLRKPKLLMKNQGLFYAGVWIDYTRIQSINLSEDGILVMQLEQRRLLIAVQQLDDLERIYQTLVEAR